A section of the Streptomyces sp. CG1 genome encodes:
- a CDS encoding NADH-quinone oxidoreductase subunit A has translation MNAYAPILVLGALGAGFAIFSVVMATLIGPKRYNRAKLEAYECGIEPTPTPAGGGRFPIKYYLTAMLFIVFDIEIVFLYPWAVTFDALGIFGLVEMLLFVLTVFVAYAYVWRRGGLEWD, from the coding sequence GTGAACGCGTATGCGCCCATCCTCGTACTGGGAGCCCTCGGGGCAGGCTTTGCGATCTTCTCCGTGGTCATGGCCACGCTGATCGGTCCGAAGCGGTACAACCGCGCCAAGCTCGAGGCCTACGAGTGCGGTATCGAGCCGACCCCCACGCCGGCCGGCGGCGGGCGCTTCCCCATCAAGTACTACCTGACGGCGATGCTCTTCATCGTCTTCGACATCGAGATCGTCTTCCTCTATCCCTGGGCCGTCACCTTCGACGCCCTGGGGATTTTCGGGCTCGTGGAGATGCTGCTCTTCGTGCTCACCGTCTTCGTCGCGTACGCGTACGTATGGCGGCGCGGCGGCCTGGAATGGGACTGA